A genomic stretch from Bacillus sp. N1-1 includes:
- the def gene encoding peptide deformylase gives MLTMKNIRREGDPILTEVANEIALPATEEEKQTLREMLEFLINSQDPEAALKYELRSGIGIAAPQIGISKRMIAVHVSDHRGTLYSYGIMNPKIISHSVEKTYLDGGEGCLSVDREVPGAVPRYARITVKGVDAEGNPLKLRLKGLPAIVVQHEVDHLDGIMFYDRINNEEASELTPLGR, from the coding sequence ATGCTAACAATGAAAAATATTCGTAGAGAAGGGGATCCAATCCTAACTGAAGTTGCAAATGAAATTGCCCTTCCTGCAACTGAAGAAGAAAAGCAAACCTTAAGAGAAATGCTTGAATTTCTTATTAATAGTCAAGATCCTGAAGCTGCCTTAAAGTATGAATTACGCTCAGGTATCGGAATTGCTGCACCACAAATCGGCATTAGCAAACGTATGATTGCGGTGCACGTATCTGATCATAGAGGCACGCTATATAGCTATGGCATTATGAACCCAAAAATCATTAGCCATTCCGTTGAAAAAACGTATTTAGATGGAGGAGAAGGCTGTCTATCCGTTGATCGTGAAGTGCCTGGTGCTGTACCGAGATATGCTCGGATTACAGTAAAAGGGGTTGATGCTGAAGGTAATCCTCTAAAGCTAAGATTAAAGGGGCTGCCTGCTATCGTTGTACAACATGAAGTTGATCATCTTGATGGTATTATGTTTTACGATCGTATTAACAATGAAGAAGCAAGTGAATTAACACCTTTAGGCCGATAA
- a CDS encoding YkyA family protein has protein sequence MLRKYRLGIISLFFCFLMVGLAGCQFGGSPAEKMYDHLEEAVALEDQFREQQEPLAKAEKKEQDIYNEIVALSMEEFDKIEKLSKEAEENTDQRLEYLKKEKESIDEAYEEFEEVKDLTEDLETDAAKKDAKSLIEIMDKRYEAYGKLHKEYKAAVEQDQKLYSSLQDKELTLEQLQEQIKVVNEKYGKVAEHKESFNKFTSEFNEAKKAFYESAELNVNYGE, from the coding sequence TTGCTACGTAAATATCGTTTAGGAATTATTTCTCTTTTTTTCTGTTTTCTAATGGTTGGGTTAGCTGGTTGTCAATTTGGTGGTAGCCCAGCAGAAAAAATGTATGACCATTTAGAGGAAGCTGTTGCTCTTGAAGATCAATTTAGAGAACAACAAGAACCTTTGGCGAAGGCAGAGAAAAAGGAGCAAGACATTTATAATGAAATTGTTGCGCTAAGTATGGAAGAGTTTGATAAGATTGAAAAGCTTTCTAAAGAAGCTGAAGAAAATACAGATCAGCGACTTGAGTACTTAAAGAAGGAAAAAGAAAGCATCGATGAAGCATATGAAGAGTTTGAAGAGGTTAAAGATTTAACAGAGGACCTTGAAACGGATGCAGCTAAGAAAGATGCCAAAAGCTTGATTGAAATTATGGATAAGCGTTATGAAGCTTATGGAAAGCTACATAAAGAATACAAAGCAGCTGTTGAACAAGATCAAAAGCTCTACAGCTCACTACAAGATAAAGAACTAACTTTAGAGCAACTCCAAGAACAAATTAAAGTCGTTAACGAAAAATATGGCAAGGTGGCTGAGCATAAAGAAAGTTTCAACAAATTCACGTCTGAATTTAATGAAGCCAAAAAAGCTTTTTATGAATCAGCTGAATTAAATGTTAATTACGGGGAATAG